One region of Manduca sexta isolate Smith_Timp_Sample1 chromosome 25, JHU_Msex_v1.0, whole genome shotgun sequence genomic DNA includes:
- the LOC119190618 gene encoding prolyl endopeptidase-like — MTSVKLYYVWFQDLPRDGSNPALIYGYGGFNINIQPSFSVTRLVFMQHYNGIIAIPNIRGGGEYGERWHNGGRLLNKQNVFDDFQAAAEYLIAEKYTRASLLTSQGGSNGGLLVAACINQRPDLYGAAIVQVGVLDMLRFQKFTIGHAWVSDYGSSDNKTQFEYLLKYSPLHNIVAPVDERHQYPATLVLTADHDDRVVPLHSLKFVAELQHVAGHSRAQHRPLLARVDTKAGHGGGKPTAKIIEEHTDILCFMTQALDLKFVK; from the exons ATGACAAGCGTTAAGTTATACTATGTTTGGTTCCAGGATCTGCCCCGGGACGGGTCGAACCCGGCGCTGATCTACGGCTATGGAGGGTTCAACATCAACATCCAGCCGAGCTTCAGCGTCACGCGGCTCGTGTTCATGCAACACTACAATGGAATTATCGCCATACCCAACATCAGAGGCGGCGG TGAGTACGGCGAGCGGTGGCACAACGGCGGCCGGCTGCTCAACAAACAGAACGTGTTCGACGACTTCCAAGCGGCTGCCGAGTACCTGATCGCGGAGAAGTACACGCGCGCGTCGCTGCTGACGTCACAGGGCGGCTCCAACGGCGGCCTGCTCGTCGCCGCCTGCATCAACCAACGGCCCGACTTGTACGGCGCCGCCATTGTCCAGGTCGG TGTGCTGGACATGCTGCGGTTCCAGAAGTTCACGATCGGTCACGCGTGGGTGTCCGACTACGGCAGCTCAGATAACAAGACGCAGTTCGAGTACCTGCTCAAGTACTCGCCGCTGCACAACATCGTCGCGCCTGTAGATG AGCGGCACCAGTACCCGGCGACGCTGGTGCTGACGGCGGACCACGACGACCGCGTGGTGCCGCTGCACTCGCTGAAGTTCGTGGCGGAGCTGCAGCACGTGGCGGGACACTCGCGCGCGCAGCACCGCCCCCTGCTGGCGCGCGTCGACACCAAGGCCGGCCACGGCGGCGGCAAACCTACCGCCAAGATT ATCGAGGAACACACAGACATTTTGTGCTTCATGACACAAGCGCTAGATCTAAAGTTTGTGAAGTAA
- the LOC119190634 gene encoding uncharacterized protein LOC119190634, with amino-acid sequence MSVYNIYFHLVQLITEINVQLALFRDLLIHFGQPHDCPELRERVRRLRRACVEATKQTSQLVLPNSKKSSSEGCTEQSQLVLLYFMSQLLLRELAKCHRLVQLVPMDMTSYYENRAGPSNFGNVISQILLCKQITPDFNQEELCSIAKDTQEITRIVNDIQEYLPQHESLNHLESNVALKGDDVNGLWRDKRRGSLYKGMGVLCCVSRPNYL; translated from the exons ATGTCagtttataacatatattttcatttggtACAGCTGATAACAGAGATAAATGTCCAACTGGCTCTGTTCCGAGACCTTCTGATCCACTTCGGCCAGCCACACGACTGTCCAGAGCTTCGGGAGCGGGTCAGGCGACTTCGACGAGCCTGTGTGGAAGCCACCAAACAGACCAGCCAGCTCGTCCTGCCTAACAGTAAAAA GTCCTCAAGCGAAGGGTGCACAGAGCAGTCGCAGTTGGTGCTGCTGTACTTCATGTCCCAACTCCTACTGCGAGAGCTCGCGAAGTGTCATCGACTCGTCCAGCTCGTGCCCATGGATATGACTTCATATTACG AAAATCGCGCCGGTCCGTCCAATTTCGGCAACGTCATCAGTCAAATACTGCTGTGCAAACAGATCACGCCCGACTTTAACCAAGAGGAGCTCTGCAGCATCGCCAAGGACACGCAGGAAATCACAAGAATAGTTAACGACATTCAAGAATACTTACCGCAACATGAAAGTCTTAATCACTTAG AGAGTAATGTCGCACTGAAAGGTGACGACGTTAACGGACTGTGGCGGGACAAACGAAGAGGATCTCTGTACAAAGGCATGGGTGTACTGTGTTGCGTATCACGGCCTAACTACCTCTGA
- the LOC115444977 gene encoding uncharacterized protein LOC115444977: protein MWYLVVIFVGNILTLICEIESRPLRDMDDITILNIFDEKLQGNKHHHSQKLQASLESKLSGDTVDNEDKSHYGSLKSREIVELIEQATFNKDVSDVSFDSKVIEKKPKHILYKLHGIKNVDDHKKKLESRANVPLDERTIRKILSYFESQVNPKKKVKKHTAKKRRQVSNLVKSAIKDAKYGRHKSIDDYSKIYVILNPLAIQESSNKDSLSDIISKLSSLSSASFPKERAEVRKDRRYKGFPVKEGMFSRRARRDSKEKYDPRDSMEDYKQKRARNDHGGGRTAIPYIRHRGDIYERDN from the exons ATGTGGTACCTAGTGGTTATATTTGTTG GTAATATATTAacactaatatgtgaaatcgaAAGCCGACCATTACGCGACATGGATGATAtcactattttaaatattttcgatgAAAAGCTACAGGGAAATAAACATCATCATAGTCAGAAACTCCAGGCAAGCCTAGAAAGCAAATTAAGTGGCGATACAGTAGACAATGAAGACAAAAGCCATTACGGATCACTGAAGAGTAGAGAAATCGTAGAACTTATTGAACAAGCTACTTTTAACAAAGATGTCAGCGATGTATCATTCGATTCTAAAGTAATAGAGAAGAAGCCAAAACACATTCTTTATAAGCTGCATGGTATTAAAAATGTGGATGACCACAAAAAAAAGTTGGAATCTCGAGCTAACGTTCCATTGGACGAAAGGACGATTAGGAAAATATTATCGTACTTTGAAAGTCAAGTCAATCCTAAAAAGAAAGTGAAAAAACACACAGCAAAAAAACGGAGACAAGTTTCGAATCTTGTAAAGTCTGCGATAAAAGATGCAAAATACGGCAGACATAAGAGTATTGATGATTATtctaaaatttatgttatattaaatccTCTGGCTATCCAGGAAAGCAGCAATAAAGATAGTCTCAGtgatat aatatcaaaattatcatcACTATCATCTGCATCGTTTCCAAAAGAACGTGCCGAGGTAAGGAAGGATCGGCGATACAAAGGGTTTCCAGTAAAGGAAGGCATGTTTTCGAGGCGAGCTAGGCGAGATTCAAAAGAAA AATACGATCCGAGAGATTCCATGGAGGACTACAAACAGAAACGGGCGCGAAATGATCATGGCGGCGGACGCACAGCTATACCTTACATAAGGCACAGAGGCGATATATATGAaagagataattaa